The sequence TGTTCCAAATGTGCCTATTGGCCAAAGTATTAGTATGTCCGGCATGCCCACAGGACAAAGTGGAGGGGGACCCGCTGGCCAGACATTTCTTCAGCCCAGCTTGGTTCCACAGGTACGAAGTTTACATCAACACTACTTTCACAGGAAAACTGTAATACCAATTTGTATTAAAATGAATGCAAGGGGCTTACAACCACCTATGGTATTGTCATTGATGCTAAAGCTATGTAACCGCTACTTGCATTATTTTCCCTAAAATCACTTTTACTCAAGCGTATAtcatcattttaatcatttgatTATCTGACTAACAGGGTTTTCTTCAGGAAATTATGTAGTAAAGTTAGTAAACTATAGTGGTCTCTTAGCCGCCCTTTAAATATGCTTCACATACTCATCCTGTCCTTTCTACTTGAGATTTAATACCTTACTTCTATTAAGTCTATCTAATTTTATAATTCTAGTTCTATGTGAGGTAGCTCAGGATGATAAAATTATTGGAAAGCCCTATTGTTTGAATTAAACTTGTTTATTATTGATGCCCCATGCCAAAGCTTATTCTTAACCTAATTCTTCTgcactttctttctcttccttcaaCAATCATCCTGTCATTATCACTGAGCAGTCACAAACATTCCCATCAGATACATTTGAAATCACCACACCCCAAGGGTCAATGGCCCCCTCACAGTCATGCATACCCCCTGTTTCCCCTCAAGCACCCCTTAACgttctcactacatccatgtCAGTTAGTGATCCTGCTGGACTAGCAGGGACCATTGTCTCCCTTGCTCAGCAGACCCAACCTCCTGCCACTCCCATGAAGCATACTGACATCATTCCACAGGCAGCACCCCAGCAAACACTGCCTGTCATGATCCCTCAGCAGACTATTGTCCAACAACAACAGATAGGGATGGATCTCCAGTCCTCCACcattcagcagcagctccaacagCAAATGGAGGCCCAGGCCACTCAGCTAGAAAAACAACAAGGTAGCACCACTCATCCACCAACAGAGCAGCATCCACAGAGTCTGTCCACTACAGCTCTCCAGACACATCAAcatgagctgcagcagcagttcTACGTTCAGCAGcctgctcctcctgtcctcACAACTCCTCAGCAGCAACTCGTACCACCACAGACAGGTATGGAGACGAAATCTATGTCATTATCACAGTCAGCAGAGCAGCCTCTGACTTACAAGCCTCAGACAATGGGGGATCCTCGGGAGCAGACCATGATACAGCCAAAGCAACTACAGCAACTGCAACCATTATTACAACAGCAACAACTACACGCTTTGTTACTTGACCAGCAGACACATGTCCAGCAACATCTTGATCTGCAGcaacaaaatgttctgtttcagcagcagcagcaacagagcCAGCTACAACAACATCAACTGGAGCAGCAGCAAGCAATTTTACGCAAGCAATTATTAgatcaacagcagcagaaaattatttttcgaCAGCAAGAGCAGCAACAGAATGGTCTTTCACAACAGCAATTAAAACAACAGCCTCTGatacagcaacagcagcagagccAGTTATATCAACAAATTGGCCAACACCAAGCTGGAATTCAAAAAGAGCCAGAGATGCAACATGAGCAACAAATTGTATTGCAACTTCAGCAGACTCAACAGCAAAAGGATCAACAATTACAACAGCAAACTTTACTCCAACAAAtggaacaacaacagcaacaggcATTAATGCAGCAGCATTTACAGCAGCAGGCTGTTTTACAACAGCAACAGCTACAACAGAAAGTGGAGCTACAGCAGCGCCAGCAAGAGCAGCATCAGGCACAACTCAAGCAGCAGATGGAGCAACAGCAGCAAGCTCTGCTGCAACAACAGCTagaacagcagcatcagcagcaagTCCTGTTACAACGACAGCATGCAGAAAGATTACAGCAGCAAGCCCTGGTGCAACAACAGATTCAAGAGCAGCAACAAGCAGCCATTGTTCAACTTCAGCAAACTGAGAAACAAGAGTCGGTCCCTATTCCACAAAGTGACAGTAAGTCGCAGATTCAGCAGCCGCCAACTGATACAGAGCAGACATACATCCCACAGCTGAACCCCAGTCAGTTTCCTCTTCGAAATGCTCTCACAAAGCACCAAGTGATAGAGCAGCAGCCACAAGCAGCATTGATTCAACAGCCGCAAGTGTTTCCTACCCAGCCTCAGCATCATGCTTCTGTAATGGAACCTCATATCCAAGTTGGAGGACCTACCACCATTGATGTAATTCAGCACCAAAATCAAAATGTCTCACAGTCCAAGGTGACCATGGGTATTCAACCAACGAAGATCACTATACTGCCAACTGCTGTTTCCCCAGGTCAAGTCCTAGCTCAACGAGGACAAAGTGAGGGTCATCCACAGAGTCAAGGCCAATTGCCAGTCCACTTAATTGCCCAGACCACAGCCCAAGCAGCTCAAGCTATGATGGAAGCCCAAGTAACTCCTCAAGCATCAATTGTCCAGGGAAAGCCCCACATCATCCAAACTCAGCAAATTCCTTTACAGACTAGTTACTCAGGACCAGTTGCTCCCACACAAAGCCAAGGAAATGCTCAGGCGATCCATGATCAGCGTGTGCACCTGACCATAAGTCAGTCTCAGACACCACATGTGAAGTGCCCAACCATGGACATGCAGATGACGGGCCAAGCTGCTGTACAGACTCAAGCTGCATTTCCCTCCATTCCCAATCAAATTCAGCAAAATACTCCCACACTGGTCCAGTTGCAAGGACAGACTGCTGCTGGCCTTCTGACGTGTCAGTATGTTCCTCAACTTACCAATCAAACTATTCCATCTGTACAACAGGATATTCATGTTacgcagcaacagcagcaagaACAATTACAGCAACACCAGCAGATGACTTTGTCTTCTGTTGCAGTTGCTGGTGTGGGACTTGCAGCAGATTTCACTTCTGCTATTGACCCTACAAACTTGGTTGCATCATCTCATCCTTTGTTGCAGACTGGACAAACTAATGTTTGTGGACAAACAGCACTACATCCAGTTGTTCAGGCTCAGCAGCAGACCCTAGGGTGCACTGCTGCCCCTTCAGTCCTCCAGTCCATCCCCCAACCTAATATGCCTCAGTCTAATGAGCAGTATCAGCAACAACTCCAGAATCTGTCTCAAGTGCAGCAACAAGTTCCACCTTCTCCACAGGTACCAATACTGGCACAGCCTACAGCTACTCCCACTCAGCAACCACTTTCTTCAAAGCAGACTTTGATACCCCTTGAGGGGAGCAATTTGTTGACACCGCCTGCTTCACACCTTGTGAATCATCCTGCCGTGCAGATAGTCCCCAGTAATGTGGCCAGTCCTCAATCTCAGAGCAGGACCCTGCCCCTATACAGTCATATAGTGACAGgtgtccctccatcaccacagcaTCAAACCACACCTATGctgccagctcacacacacacacaaaccagcaTTCAAGCCCAAACAAActctcaaacacagacacatgttCAGGCACAGGCACATTCTCAGACTCAGACACGCACTGAGACACCTCCTGCTGAACAGCCTGTCCTATCCCATGCTGTCTTTCCTACACAGCAAATGCCCCTCAGCCCTTCTTGTGCCTCTTGTCCTTCAGCATCTCTACCATCTCTTCAATCCTTATCATCCCATAATCCTGCTACTGCCCCCGTGCCAGACCTGCCTTCAGTTACTCCAGAAGCTCAAGTAACCATACCAGCACAGGCCGACTTTTTACCCACCTCCCCTCCGCCTGTTGCTACTCTACAGTCGTTTGATTCTAATGCCCCCAAACTGCCCCAAGCCTTGCTGCAAGACTGTGACCTTTCCCTGCTGGGTATTGCTCAGGTACAAGAAGATTATAAACTGTTTTgataatgaaatgttttgttttgtttttaactttgctGCTGTACCTACAGAATCACTGACAATACTGGtttcaattaattttaaaaatctttaactCCTTGTCTGCCAAGCGCTTTGTAGCATTGTTCTCCTTTGACGGACTTTCTTTGATGCTCCggacattaatttgttttctttctgttcttgactgatCACAAGAAGCTTTGCTCAGAGCAACACTCAGAGCAACACGTTTTTTTACtatgaaaaacaagagtacAGTCACACCTGTCAACAAAGACCACTTAAGGGACAGGCAAGATAGGAGGTCTATTTTTAATCTTATTaagatgttgtttggtttctGCAAATCATGTTAGACCCCAAAATTGTTGTCTTGCTACCCCGAAGGGTTTTGCAATCTGTTCATCTTCCACAAACAACATCTTTGTTTACATTCATTTGGAAAACATGTCTGGACTTGCTACACTCTCATTGTAAAGTAAAAGCAGTACTACAACTTTTTGAAGCAAATCGCCAGCCTGCCGCTGGAAGCTTGGCAGTGGCTTTATCATAGTCCTTAGCAAGTTTCATGGTATGTGTCTGTAACCAATGCATAATTGGGATGTTGTAGTGTGTGGCAGAAAAACTCCAGTCAGTTGATTgcctggtttactgtcactcaAGTATGACTCTTCCTGCTATTTGGGGTATTGTTACTGTAGCTGTTGAAAAACTCTCACTTTCTTTTGTGAAAGTAAATGATGAAATGTTGTCCAGTAAGGTTCCACCTTTTACAGCTAGTTATCCACTGCTACCTGCGGGTCTCCAAATATGCTGATTGGGGTCACGTTGGAACACTAGATTTCCTATATGTCGAACTTTAAGAGTATGTTATTGCACAGTAAAAGAGGAGAGTgagaaggcagtcatgtgagcTAAGGGTTGTCTTAAAGATGTGGTGCATATACTAGGTTTGactgtatattcattcatcaGTGTATGTGttaaaaaatttaatgtaaTCAATAATTTGCAGCTTTTGCTTACATTTCATGTTCGTaatgttatttgttgttttaattcttTGTTCCCTTTCACTTCCTTTGTGACTGTATTCATGTTGCTCTACAGGGTGGTCCATACCTGTCAAGTACAGAGGGTCATTCTTCGTCAGGGTATGTCTGATGTCGTGTCTGATGTAATAGTTGGAAGTCATGATGTATGTCCATTTAGACAAACAAAAGTTATTGTGATGCTGGGGAGCATCAGAAAGGATTCATTTAGTAACCACTTGACAAGATAAAAGAATATAGAAATTAAGTGTAGTTACACTTTTAGAAGTCAGAAGTCATATTCCTATCCCAACACTAtcctttgtattttttgttttttgttcttacaGTTGTTGGATTTTCAAACTCTCTTCGcaagaaaatgtgtgtcaaaatGCAACTGTAGTGTTAGAGCACATTCCTATGACACTCCCACTGccccttaaaaaaaaaggccttgtatctattaaacacaaacatgtattCACTTATACATCTCTCCTCAAGAGACTTTTCCTCTGACTCAGCTTTTATTTCTTGCACAGCTTGCGAGGATTCTACTGTTGACATTTATAGCTACACAAAGCCAGAGTAGTACTACAGAAAATAGCTTAATGGCACTGAGATAGGATGCATACTGGAACATTTACATTATGGACACTGCAATGCTTCATGAAATTAGAATTTGCAAATGACATATTTTGCGAGTTCTCACAGACAGTTTAGAAAGAACTGTAGGGCTAGGTTGTTAGCCTGCTGGCCTGATCTCACTTGACTGAGTTTTCCTTACAACTATTGTAATACATCAATAGATTATTTGCTATTCCATGTTTTTTCAGGTTTGACCTCCAAATTCATTCATAGCAAATTCAGTAAATAATGACCAGTTAATGTTTTATGATCAGTATGTCTGGGACAGTCATAAATTTGATTCATATATGACAGAAAGACAAGGTTTATAGAGTTTGTATGactatttcattttcttaaatcACAAGCTTTATATCTTTGTATGTATAACCCATACCTAATGTATGATCAAGAGGCTCTTCAGATATACATGGACTTTGTTTTTAAGATGTTTGTTGTGTTAAAAACCCTCTGACCTATGGCATTTTAATATAAATCATTGttatgtttgatttttgcacaaaatgttaatattttcagTGGCTCACAATGCAGTGGATCAAAATGGATTTGACCTTTATAGGACAATGTGTAACAGTACTTCTACATTACCACCCACAGATCTGTTCCAGTTTATGGAGAAGAAACTCTTCAACTTTTGGCCAATGGAAAGTTAGAAAAATTAAAGAATCAAAGAAGATCTTCCTATCAGAAGCCTGACAAAATTTTGCATCAGTTTCAGCTGACCATGCTGCAGGTCTGAAGATAGCAATTATGAATGGCATAGTTTTATCTGTAGTTACAGTATGTTAAAAAGGACTAGAGTATGTCGTATTTTCACCAGGTTTCTGGCAGTGGGGACAATATGGTGGAATGCCAGTTGGAGACACACAGCAACAAAATGGTGACATTTAAGTTTGACTATGAAGGGGATGCACCAGAGGACATTGCAGATTACATGGTAGTGTACTCATTTATGATCATAGCCTGGTTctcaaatatatataatttcttttattGTAATAATCACAATTCAGTTTGTTGGGAACTTTTCTTTAAGGTGGAGGAGGACTTTGTCCttgatggagagaaagagaaatttgTTGAAGAGCTGAGAGCCATAGTCAAAAAAGCTCAGGAAATATTCCTGACACATTCACTGGTATATTGTTTTcattctgtctcctgttgtttgttttttgtaggtTTTTAATATTGATTAATTTGGATCTGTATTTCTTTATTAGACTGGATCAACTGACCAGCTGCATATGAGCAGTCTTACAAGCTCCTCAGGTGATTTCTATATGTATAAATACAAGAATAAAATATCATATGTTGTATATTTATCCACAAAAGGTCACactagaaaatgaaaatgtttaattttccaTGACCTGTAACAAGTAGTAAAATATCCTTATGATTTTCATTAGACTCAGCACCCCATTCTTCACCGGTGGGTCGCTGGCGCTTTTTTATCAACCAGACTATCCGTCATAGAGATTCTCTGTCCAACCAGGGAGCAGACACAACACCTTCCACTTCTGAGACAAAGATGCCCCAGTCTCCTAAGACAGAGAAAAGTGAGTCATGTGTAGGTTTTAAAGCTGATTTTTACTTATACTTTACTTATACTTATAGAAGTTGACCATTCATATCAGATCTGAAGTTAAAACAAAACCCAGTGTCAATACAAAACAGGATTtttcaaacacagaaatgatTATCATCATTACTATTTCATACCACAGGACTTATAAggactttaaatttaaaacactgaaaagtTTACAGTTAAGTCAATTTAGTGTTATTGGTTTCATCCAGAACAAACATTATTTCCAGAACATGTGTATAGATACTAATTAAAGTAAGCTGTGAACTTACACAaagtcattttttaacattactTACCATGTGTTCTTTTCTGCAGCTGTAGAAAGGGAAGGATCCCAGACTACGCAGTCATTGGCTGGCATTGCCTCTCCCCCTAGCCAGATGCTTTCTACCACCTCCCCTCCAGTGTCTGCTGTCTCAGCCCCTGTCTCCATGGCCCCCACAGCCCCCACCGCCCTGGTTCCTAACATCAATGCCTCTGAAAGTATCTCTGCCCCAGCCTCTACTCTTGAAGCTCCAATCCCTGCCACTTCTTCCAGTGCTCTTGAACAGCTCACCACAGCGTCTCTTGACCAAATTCCCATTGTTTCTTCATCAATGTCAACATCAGCTGCTGCTAACCTCCCCGCCTTGTTGGTTATTTCAACTGTTGCATCTCCCACACCAACCACTATTCTGCCAGCTGTTGTTTCTGGAGCCAGTGGTTCAGTTATAGGTCAAAGTGGAGGGGACGCAAATATATCTGAGGACACATTGATAACTCGGTCATGTGTGCTTGCAGCAGAAAAGTCTTCAGCCTCTTTACATTCCCCTCCACTTACTGGTGCTGTGGTCATTCAGCATTGCATGGAACAGCAGCAGACACTTCCCCAGACGGCTCAGCAACCACTTCAGCTACATCAACAAGTACCTGCAGTTCAACAGCAACTGCAGAAAATGCAACCTGAACAACAGACACAGCAGATACAGCAAACAGTCCAGCAGCAACATCTACAATCTCAACACCCAACGTATCAAGAACAAATTCAGCTGCAGCCAGAACGAGCACTGCAGCAATCTGTACAGCAGCTCCAACATCAGCAGCTGATACAGAATGAAATACCACTTCAAAAACAACTGACTGGATTGCCAAGTCATACCGAATTGTCACAACAGTCATTGCCTCTTCATCAATTTCTAACCCAAATGCCCCTGCAGCAGACCCAACAACCCTTTCAACAACAGCAGATGCAACAGTATGCCCCACCGTTGCAACAACAGTCTCAGTTACAGCAGTCACAACTGCAGATAAAGGCACCCCAAGTTGCAGCAGTGCCCCAACAACAGGCTCACACCGATcaccagcagcaacaacaggcaaacctcCAACAGACAATGCATTTTCAGCAACAGCAGCCCCAACATCAGGTGTTCATAGGTAGCGGGGCTTTAAATCCAGATATGCTTTCCTTGTCAGGTAGTCAACAGTTTCTTCAACAACAGCCTCAGCTAAATATTAGTCCTGTATTGCAGCAGACGATTCCACAACAAGTACAGGTCTCTGCTGAACTCACACAACAGCAGAGGCAGCTACAACGTCCTGAGCAGCAACAAGAGCTGGTTTCAGCCGTAGAGACAGACCCAAATCAGAAACAGCAGCAATTTACGCAGCAGAAACAGCCCTCTCTACAGAAGTCAGAATCTGAGATGTCCACAGGGGAGACAAGTGTCATGGAGGACACATCCTCCACCCCCTTTCACCCTAACTCTGACTCTTCTCTGCCACCTCTTCATACAGGGACCTCTGAAGTTGCCTTGCCTGCCCTCTCTCTAACGATGACACCATCACCTGCTCAGCCCTCCTCTGTGGCTGAGTCAGATAGTGAGGGTCCTCCCAAAATTGAATTTGTAGACAACCGCATAAAGACTCTTGATGAAAAGCTGAGAAACTTGTTGTATCAGGAGTACAGCAgtggggcagcagcagcagcaggagccgCCTCTGGCCATTCTTCAGCTGCCTCCAcaacagcaggaggagcagaggagtcATCTGAGTCACAGTCAATCCACCCCTTGTCTTTCCCACCACCTGTCTCTTCCTCAGATACATCCCGGCACTCTTCATCCTCAACTACCTCGTCCACTACCTCCCaatcctcctccacctcccctgaACCAGAGAGAGATGAGATAAAAGAGGGACCCTCCTCAGAAGTGCACAACTTTGCAGAGCTGGGGCCAGTAGAGCAACAGCCTGGCCCAGTTCTCCCTTCTGCCTCTGCCTCATCCACCCCACTcacttctcttcttcctccgaGTCAGGATGACTCTGATGGGCCCCAGAGCCCACCGATTCCAGGAGAACCAACCATTCTTGTGAGTGAAAACTATCATCTAGATTTTGACTTTATCTTTCACTTAAcagaatttgttaattttattatattatattattattttgaaatgtttctgtttcattgTCTAGCTGTGCAATCAACATTccaccatgttttgtttttcagcttttGTAATGTTTGAAAGTATCTTCCTTTTGAAGAGCTCAACTCCGTCCATTCAGTCCTAATTGTCTTAACTGTCCTAGGCTGTACCCCCACACTCTGACATCAGTACCACTGGAGACACGTCCTGGCCCCACAATCAGCAACCGACTCTCCACCGGCATGGACAGCAGAGGCACAATGCAGGAGGTGGATATTTTGGCCTAAACCTGACATGTCCTAGTATCAGAAATCCCGTTAGCAAGAAATCCTGGACTCGAAAATTCAAAAACTGGGCGTGCAAACTGCGGCACTCCACCAACTTGTTCAAGAAACCCAGGGTCCAGCAAGGTAGCGTCTTCTTAGGGAGCGAGCaagcgagagcgagagagagagaaagagagcgagagagagagaatgaaatgTTGGGATATGGATCTATATCTAATATTTAGCACTAGTTTTAACATAGTAAATAACCATCAAGAATTAATAACATTAATGTGAAAGAATGTTTATAGCTAATAatcctgtttttgtattttgtaataaTAGTATCAGTGTTGACATCACTACAtacattattgtttgtttgttttttgttctttcactTAATTTTATTGTCTTGGCAGTCTTTCTTTTTGCATGGGTTACGAACTCAGGGTCAACAACTCTGGAAAGTAGAAGAGATTAGAAGAATGGTACAGTGTAGGATGAGCTCTGGAGAGAAGCCGGCTGTGCCTGTGCCAGGACATAACCCTTCATAAGACACCTGTGTTTATTAACCTGTCTGTAAGCACTGCCAGCAGCAGCCATCTCACCTCCTCCCCCCACTTGCTTAGTCATTGTAGGCAGCAGTACACTACTCGCATCATAACACAGACAAGGCAAAGGCTAAGTTCTTGAGCTAGTCATTTGTAATCAGTTGTCATTCAGAATATCTGTATGTATGTCAACATTCTTCATTCCTCCATATGTAGTTTCAGTAGATACAGATGCATGTATTAAATGAccgtttcatttcattttgcatgattatgtaatttatatatactatatatatatatatatatatatatatatatatatatatatataactgtatatacatacatactgtacatatatacacatgtgtgtgtgtgtatatactgtatatacacacacatacatatatgcatatactTATGTCACATTACTCACTGCTAACAAGCTACTGTTAGTTTCTGTTACATATGACAAGGTTTTTTACATGATGGTTTCCCATCACTCTTGTTATTATTAACAAGAATGCATGGTCATATATGCTATGTTATGTATGTGACTAATAATGCATTGATATCTATAACACCAATATCAGGTTGTATTTTATGTGTTGATCTTAAATTATGCAATGGTTATTGCTCACATAATAATCCTAAGTATCAAACACACTCAACAATATAACTGtgaacagttttaaaatgtggTATTGCTAATTGTGGTCTGATGAAACTGGTGAGTCAATGAGGGTGAGAGTGTGGATGTGTGGGGCTACACTGTTAACATTCAATCAGCTCacgctattttttttaatacaatggCTCActaattatgtttttaattaatcgAGCGCTCCCCACGAtcattacatatttattttaagaatttatttttactttctgaGTAACTTAAACTTATTCTTCCTGTTGTTGTGTACAATATACTATAATTCAGAATAATGACAACCACTGAGCATGCAAGCTTTGCAAGTGACAAAGTTGGAGATCTGTGACATTGGTGGTTGACTTCTAACAGTGTACCTTTGTGTCTATGTCCCATGtctctgcatctgtgtgtcctTGTCACACGTTTTTACATCTGTCTCGTGTCTGCTGCTTTTGTGTGTATCTACATTGTCATTTCTGTGCTGTTTATACCCATGTCTCTCTGTTCTTGTCCCTGGATCTTTGtctacctttttgtttttcatccctTTCTGTTTATCAGATGAATGTTGCAGCAGTCAAGCACTTGGGGAGGAGAAGAAGGCGCCACCCATAAATCCACCTCAGTCACACAAAGGACGATTTCAGGTAAGAGGCACCTTTGATTTTACTTTGGCTTTACTTAAGCATTTGAAGGGCCGTCTTTACCATGAAATGTAACCTGATTATTATCCTAATAACTTTGGTAAATGATTTCATTGTCTTCGGCTCATATGACCCCACTATTAtagcatacagtattttccgcactgtaaggcgcacctaaaagcctttaattttctcaaaaaccaacagtgcgccttataatccattGGGCCttctttatgaaaaaaaagttttgaaataggccattcattgaaggtgcatcttatagtccagtgcgccttatagtgtggacgATACTGCATACATAGTATACATTATAGAATATGTAATCATAGTTTAATTACATACAGAAGAACGCGAATCTTCTGTTGGTACtcacacatttatatttatttacttttctctccttttttatttAGCTAAAAAACCAAAATATGATCACTGGGGTATTGCTGTAATTGGTTTTACTACTAAATGATCTATGATTGACATCAGATGCACCttagatgcaccttataatttCATCAAGAAAAATCAGTTCCTCTTAAGGTCAATTTAATTCTTCGTTTATAAGTAGCATGTAGCGTCAATCAGTTGAGATGATTAGCAAGTataacatttctgttttatcaACTGTTTATATGCAGATAAATGGAAATAATATCTCCACAAATATTTACAGTTACGTCAAAAAATCATGATCAGGGAGTTAAGTAATAGTTGATAAAGGCCAACACATTAGCTTTATCCATCATTGCAGTCTGAACCAACAGCTAATATCACCCCTCACCAAATTATGTGCTGTCTTAGATTCCCAGCTGGTGAGGTGTTAACTCTTCCGAGGTGTGTCTGTGGAACTACATTCCTGATGCTCTCCTGCATGCTAAAGCAACCTCCTGTTAAAACATTgctattaattatatttaaatggttttgtgtatgtttttaagtctatttttattcttaattgGTCAAAAGGGTATTTTAATTGTGATGTTGTTATAAAGTATTATACTGCTCTTTTTAACCCTTTTCcttttataaacattttatcCAGGTGATTTTGTTGGGATTTATTATATAACCCCCACCTCTGCCTTCAGGTGACCCCAGTGCCCCAGTCCGCTCTGCTGACAGATGCACCATTAGGCCATGGCAACATCCACAGGAAAGTGGGACGCTTCTCTGTGACCCGGACTGAGTCTAAGAGGGAAGACAGGCAGACTGACAGCTCCCCCGTGTCTCCTGatttggagagggagaggagaaggtCTCGAGCAAAGAATGGAGCGAAAGAGGAAAGCAAGCGGACCCCAGCGATGACTCACCCATCTCGCGGTCATGGGCACTGCCACTCACCCCTGGGaagcagtgatgatgatgagagtgagctggaggatgaagacCTAAGAAAAGAGCTTCACAAACTCAGAGAGAAGTCAGTCATTATTAAAGagcatttataatatttttctcTACCTTTATTgttctatttttattgtttattcttACGTCCACAAGAAATCTTGCAACTCTTTTTACTACAATAGTTTCTTGCCAATTGTTTTAATTGTAGAGACTCAGAATCCTCacgtctttctgtctgtctgtaggcATATCAGGGAGGTGGTATTCCTTCAGGCCCAGCAGAACAGAGAGTTGCAAGAAATGTAC is a genomic window of Antennarius striatus isolate MH-2024 chromosome 2, ASM4005453v1, whole genome shotgun sequence containing:
- the wnk3 gene encoding serine/threonine-protein kinase WNK3 isoform X4, with translation MATDPGDPTGTEDSSEKTDGQREDDAERQGRTDPQGEKTHNTPSNLPSSQSEERQQTGQEDGLQEGGGGGQSSQLGEKNPVRLILFSTPSIPVDISQNRLRKEKRFFRKSVEICEEEDVVEVPPEAPHSAPHLDLCSSDSVFASSGQRQGDPSPCGDLSHETPCPSSSQEQGKDASCSVTTQRGKERDREQEEEAEMKAVATSPGGRFLKFDIELGRGAFKTVFKGLDTETWVEVAWCELQDRKLTKAEQQRFKEEAEMLKGLQHPNIVRFYDSWESVLRGKKCIVLVTELMTSGTLKTYLKRFKVMKPKVLRSWCRQILKGLHFLHTRTPPIVHRDLKCDNIFITGPTGSVKIGDLGLATLMRTSFAKSVIGTPEFMAPEMYEEHYDESVDVYAFGMCMLEMATSEYPYSECQNAAQIYRKVTSGIKPASFDKVNDPEIKEIIEGCIRQTKSQRLSIRDLLNHAFFGEDTGVRVELAEEDIGTKDFLALRIWVEEPKKLKGKHKDNEAIEFSYDLENDSAEEVALEMVKSGFFHESDAKVVGKSIRDRVNLIKKSRERRQQQVLLQQHGLEEKRDSTLTSYTFATTSCLSSSVPVVAGQTQGGQESVELPEVDHQVSQQHIFSGTTISLPEVESIGTASCESYASGQSQVYAQQGESYNHSQTLQTTTSTSSTCALAHIPIVPVGESGTVPNVPIGQSISMSGMPTGQSGGGPAGQTFLQPSLVPQGGPYLSSTEGHSSSGSVPVYGEETLQLLANGKLEKLKNQRRSSYQKPDKILHQFQLTMLQVSGSGDNMVECQLETHSNKMVTFKFDYEGDAPEDIADYMVEEDFVLDGEKEKFVEELRAIVKKAQEIFLTHSLTGSTDQLHMSSLTSSSDSAPHSSPVGRWRFFINQTIRHRDSLSNQGADTTPSTSETKMPQSPKTEKTVEREGSQTTQSLAGIASPPSQMLSTTSPPVSAVSAPVSMAPTAPTALVPNINASESISAPASTLEAPIPATSSSALEQLTTASLDQIPIVSSSMSTSAAANLPALLVISTVASPTPTTILPAVVSGASGSVIGQSGGDANISEDTLITRSCVLAAEKSSASLHSPPLTGAVVIQHCMEQQQTLPQTAQQPLQLHQQVPAVQQQLQKMQPEQQTQQIQQTVQQQHLQSQHPTYQEQIQLQPERALQQSVQQLQHQQLIQNEIPLQKQLTGLPSHTELSQQSLPLHQFLTQMPLQQTQQPFQQQQMQQYAPPLQQQSQLQQSQLQIKAPQVAAVPQQQAHTDHQQQQQANLQQTMHFQQQQPQHQVFIGSGALNPDMLSLSGSQQFLQQQPQLNISPVLQQTIPQQVQVSAELTQQQRQLQRPEQQQELVSAVETDPNQKQQQFTQQKQPSLQKSESEMSTGETSVMEDTSSTPFHPNSDSSLPPLHTGTSEVALPALSLTMTPSPAQPSSVAESDSEGPPKIEFVDNRIKTLDEKLRNLLYQEYSSGAAAAAGAASGHSSAASTTAGGAEESSESQSIHPLSFPPPVSSSDTSRHSSSSTTSSTTSQSSSTSPEPERDEIKEGPSSEVHNFAELGPVEQQPGPVLPSASASSTPLTSLLPPSQDDSDGPQSPPIPGEPTILAVPPHSDISTTGDTSWPHNQQPTLHRHGQQRHNAGGGYFGLNLTCPSIRNPVSKKSWTRKFKNWACKLRHSTNLFKKPRVQQDECCSSQALGEEKKAPPINPPQSHKGRFQVTPVPQSALLTDAPLGHGNIHRKVGRFSVTRTESKREDRQTDSSPVSPDLERERRRSRAKNGAKEESKRTPAMTHPSRGHGHCHSPLGSSDDDESELEDEDLRKELHKLREKHIREVVFLQAQQNRELQEMYKQLRSLKDQRQSLPTSLSRTPPLSAAAPVLSPRRPRPTKIKLRPRPHSHLDNNGLIHSGIQQLSSFSGGEQSRLPQCCNPEHRTSLPAKGDHSPLRKSTFTDDLHKLVDNWKKEAVGPSVPKPSLNQIKQIQQVQELGGWSQQAELAPKGWFPVASLTPQASSTPANLPGATPSHNAGGGSLSSLHSPAQPLQSHVAQVPQMQQSLPLHQSLPLQQMTYQQPPLHQQIPQPRMQTSMQAQPLPQTQPINQLPQSSPQSLLMLPSQMPISSVSIAGPVLPAVDPIAPTNSTTAAGGTLCSCSSSISTSSTCCSTAAVPSSAKIHPTPTNSTLSLGQK